The following is a genomic window from Methylomarinum vadi.
CGACAGTCGGAAAACGCAAAGCGGAATCCGAGCTGCAGTTGGCCGATATCATCGCTTGGCTGCAACGCCGCGATTATCCGGAAGACGACATGCGCGAATTGATCAACACGCTGGAAGCCATGTTTGAAAAAAAATATCTCAAGCCAATCAAGAGCATGGACAGCGCTATCGCGGAGTGGTTCGCGGATGCCTCGACCAGCGAGGAAAAAGCGCGCCGGCTTCATCGGGCCTTGTTGGAAGGCTTCGAGCGCCGTTTTCACCAATGTCTCGAAGATCCAGAAACCATGCTGTTGCAACAGCTGCGGGACGAGCGAACTTCCCGCGAGCAATTTTCCAGCCTGCTCAAGCAATTCGGCAAACTCTATCGGACCCGTTTCGGGGTCACTTATTACGACGACGGCGAACAATTATTGGCTAAAATTACCCGCCTGTTGAACAACAAATAATTCCAATCCTTGCGGCCACATGAAAAAGAGCGATTTTTACTATCCATTACCCGAAGAACTGATTGCACAAAAACCTTTGCCGGAACGTAGCGCCAGTCGACTGTTGTGTCTAAACAAAAATAACGGCGAACTGGACGACCGGATGTTCAACGATTTTGCCGGCTTGATCGATGCCAAGGATTTATTGGTCTTCAATAATACCAAGGTCATTCCGGCCCGTTTGTTCGGCCGTAAAACAACCGGCGGGAAGGTGGAAATCCTGATCGAGCGGGTGCTCGACGACCACAGTGCCATCGCTCATATGCGCGCCAGCAAGTCGCCCAAGGCCGGCGCGGTGATCGAACTGGACGGCGATATTGCCTGCCGCGTGACCGGCAGGGAAGGAGATTTGTTTTGCCTGCACTTCGACACGGATGAAACCTTGTCCAGTCTACTCGATCGCATCGGCCACATGCCGTTGCCTCCCTATATCACCCGCGCCGATGATGAAGAGGACCTGAGCCGCTATCAGACCGTTTTTGCCCGGGAAGCGGGAGCGGTCGCCGCGCCGACCGCCGGCCTGCATTTCGATCAAGACATGTTGGATGCCTTGGCGCAAAAAGGGATCGCTAGCACTTATGTCACGCTGCATGTCGGCAGTGGCACCTTTCAGCCGGTCAGGGTGGAAAACCTATCCGAGCACGTCATGCATAAGGAGTATTATTCCGTGTCCGAAGACACCGTGGTCGCGGTGCAAAGGACCCGGCAGCAGGGCGGCCGGGTCGTCGCCATCGGCACGACCGCGGTCAGGGCCCTGGAGTCGGCCTCGCGCAACGGCGAATTGCAAGCCGGTTTCGGGGATACCGACTTGTTCATCACGCCGGGTTACCGTTTCCGTACGGTCGATGCCATGTTGACCAATTTTCACCTGCCGGAGTCCACCTTACTGGTGCTGGTGGCGGCGTTTGCCGGTTACGAGCCCATCATGAACGCGTATCGTCATGCCGTAGAGGAAAAATATCGCTTCTTCAGTTACGGCGATGCCATGTTTCTGTATTGATAATCCGAATGCGGTGACCTTTTTTGTTGCCGAGGCGTAGACGCCGGCATCTCTTCCTCTGGTTCTCATGCTCCTGCGGAGCGACGCCAGAACATGGAAACGATGAGGATAGAAAAAATCGGGAAGTTAAAATTTACCGTATCCTAAAAGATGGACTCCGGCATCGCTTTATGTTTAAGTGAGACTGTCACTAATTTGTAACAAAATCAAAATAGTATCAGAGAGGTGGGTCATGAAAGAACTAGAAGAACAACAGGAATTGACTCAGTTTTTGCCGCAAAAGAACTTGATTAGACTGCGCGGCTATATCTTGCTGGGGGTCGGGGTGTTGATTGCATTAGGCTCGATTATCGCACCCAATGTCGGCATGTTGTCGTATAAGAATGCTTGGTTGCCGGTGGCCTCCTTCGTCATTCTGTTAACCGGGGTTGTCGAATCCCTGGATACGTATATCTCGCGGAAAACCACGCGCTTTTTCGTCAATCTGCAGTTTGCCATTCTCGATAGCGTGGTCGGTATGGTGTTATTTTTCAGCCTTAATTACCCGGCTTATAAATTGAGTATTTTGATCGCCGTGTTTTTAATGGTGAAGGGCCTGTTCAGGGTCATAGGCGCTTATGCCGGCCATTTCGCGACCACCAAGCAAACCATGATCGGCGGTGGGGTTTCCCTGGTCTTGGGGCTGTTGATTTGGGTGCAATGGCCGGGCGAGCCTTCCAGCGCGGTATTGTCGTTTTGTCTTAGCGTGGAACTCGCCCTGCGCGGTTGGGCCTTGCTCCGTTTGGCCGATTGGTTGGACGAACATCAGGAATAGCGCCATGAAATACCGTGGCGCTCGGTATATAATTAAAGGATTTTGAATAAGCGCCAAGAATCATGTCCGAAACCAATCTGTTTTCTCCCGAATTGCCGCAACAAGCCGAAACGCCGTTGTATTGGAGCGGTTTGGCCGGTTGCGGCGATTCGTTGGCGTTGGCCTCGGCGATTAAACAGCAACGGCGCCTGTTCGTCATCGTCACGCCGGATAGCCAGACAGCACTGCGCCTGGAACATGAGCTGGATTTCTTTCTTAATTACGAATTTCCCATCCTGCATTTTCCGGACTGGGAAACTCTTCCCTATGATGTTTTCTCGCCGTTGCCGGAGATTATTTCCGAACGGTTGAGGACTTTGGCCTTACTGCCGGAAGTGCGGCGCGGGGCGCTGGTGGTCTCGGTATCGACGTTGATGCACCGCTTGGCCCCGCGCGATCATGTGCTCGCCAACAGTTTCGCTATCGAGGTCGGCGGGACGTTTAATCTGGAGTTGAACCGCGCCAAGCTGGAAGCGGTCGGCTACCAATGCGTTTCGCAAGTCTACCAGCATGCCGAATTCGCCGTGCGCGGTTCGATCGTCGATTTGTTTCCGATGGGAAGCAAACGGCCTTTCCGTATCGAACTGTTCGACGAGGACATCGAATCGATTCGCACGTTCGACCCGGAAACGCAGCGCTCGCTTGAGAAAATCGACAAGGTGGAGTTGTTTCCGGCGCGCGAGTTTCCGTTCACCGATGCCGCGATCAAGCATTTTCGCCAGTCGTTTCGCGCCCATTTTCCGGAAGTCTCGGAAAAAAACCCCATTTATCAGGATGTCAGCAAGGGCGTCGCGCCGGGCGGCATCGAATATTACTTGCCGCTGTTCGTCGAAACGACGGAAACGTTGTTCGATTATTTGCCGGATAACACGGTGCTGGTTCTGCCGGCCTCTTTCGACGAGGCGGCGGCAACTTTTTACGATGAAGCGGAAGATCGTTTTCAACAGCGTAAATACGACGCCCACCGCCCCTTGCTGGAACCGCCGGCATTGTTTTTGTCCGCCGAGGAATTGCAACAACGAACGCAGTCGTTCGGCCGCGTGGTGATCGACGCCAAGGCGGAGCAGGCTTGCGATTATCGTTGCCAACCGCTGCCCGAACTGGCCATCGATACGCGGCTGAAAGAGCCGGCCCAGCGCTTGCGCCAGTTTGTCGAAGGATTTTCCGGACGTGTACTGTTCGTCGCCGAGACGGCGGGACATCGGGAAGGGTTGATCGAAAAACTGAAACGATACAAGCTCGGCGTCAAACAGGTCGAGGATTGGCAGGATTTTCTCGGCGGCGAGCAGCGTTTGGCCATTCTGGTCGCGCCGATGGATCATGGCTTGCTGCTGGAAGACCCGGCCATCGCCATCATCACCGAAAGTCAGCTGAGCGGCGAAAAGGTCCAGCAACGGCGGCGCAGGCGGCAGTCGGCGGCCAAGGAGCTGGAGAATGTCTTCAACAACCTGAACGAGCTGACCATCGGTTCGCCGGTGGTGCACCAGGAGCATGGCGTCGGCCGTTATCTGGGCTTGCAGACCCTGACGGTGGGCGGCATCGAGGCCGAATTCCTGACCCTGGAATACGCGAACCAGGATAAGCTTTATGTGCCGGTTTCGTCCTTGCAATTGATCGGCCGCTACAGCGGCGTCAGCGCCGAAAACGCGCCGCTGCACCGGTTGGGCACCGATCAGTGGAGCAAGGCCAAGAAAAAAGCCATGGAGCGGGCGCGCGATGTCGCGGCGGAATTGTTGGACATCCACGCCAAACGGGCTGCCCGCCAAGGGCATCAGTTCGTCATCGATAACGATGACTATAATGCCTTTGCCGGCGCCTTCCCGTTCGAGGAAACGCCGGACCAGCAATCGGCGATCGAGGCGATTCTGGCCGACATGCATGCGCCGCAGCCAATGGACCGTGTCGTTTGCGGCGATGTCGGTTTCGGCAAGACCGAAGTGGCGATGCGGGCGGCCTTCATCGCCGTGCAAAGCGGCAAGCAGGTGGCGGTGCTGGTGCCGACCACGTTGCTGGCGCAGCAACACTTTCAGAATTTCCGCGACCGCTTCGCCGATTGGCCGGTTCGCATCGAGGTGATGTCGCGCTTCAATACGCCCAAGCAACAAAAGACGATTGGCGAGGACCTGGCCGATGGCAAGGTCGACATCGTCGTCGGCACCCACAAGTTACTGTCCAAGGAAATCCAATACAAGTCGCTGGGCCTTGTGATCATCGACGAGGAACACCGCTTCGGTGTTCGCCAGAAGGAACATTTCAAGAAACTGCGCTACGAACTGGATCTGCTGACGTTGACGGCGACGCCGATACCGAGGACCTTGAACATGGCGATGTCGGGATTG
Proteins encoded in this region:
- the queA gene encoding tRNA preQ1(34) S-adenosylmethionine ribosyltransferase-isomerase QueA; translation: MKKSDFYYPLPEELIAQKPLPERSASRLLCLNKNNGELDDRMFNDFAGLIDAKDLLVFNNTKVIPARLFGRKTTGGKVEILIERVLDDHSAIAHMRASKSPKAGAVIELDGDIACRVTGREGDLFCLHFDTDETLSSLLDRIGHMPLPPYITRADDEEDLSRYQTVFAREAGAVAAPTAGLHFDQDMLDALAQKGIASTYVTLHVGSGTFQPVRVENLSEHVMHKEYYSVSEDTVVAVQRTRQQGGRVVAIGTTAVRALESASRNGELQAGFGDTDLFITPGYRFRTVDAMLTNFHLPESTLLVLVAAFAGYEPIMNAYRHAVEEKYRFFSYGDAMFLY
- the mfd gene encoding transcription-repair coupling factor translates to MSETNLFSPELPQQAETPLYWSGLAGCGDSLALASAIKQQRRLFVIVTPDSQTALRLEHELDFFLNYEFPILHFPDWETLPYDVFSPLPEIISERLRTLALLPEVRRGALVVSVSTLMHRLAPRDHVLANSFAIEVGGTFNLELNRAKLEAVGYQCVSQVYQHAEFAVRGSIVDLFPMGSKRPFRIELFDEDIESIRTFDPETQRSLEKIDKVELFPAREFPFTDAAIKHFRQSFRAHFPEVSEKNPIYQDVSKGVAPGGIEYYLPLFVETTETLFDYLPDNTVLVLPASFDEAAATFYDEAEDRFQQRKYDAHRPLLEPPALFLSAEELQQRTQSFGRVVIDAKAEQACDYRCQPLPELAIDTRLKEPAQRLRQFVEGFSGRVLFVAETAGHREGLIEKLKRYKLGVKQVEDWQDFLGGEQRLAILVAPMDHGLLLEDPAIAIITESQLSGEKVQQRRRRRQSAAKELENVFNNLNELTIGSPVVHQEHGVGRYLGLQTLTVGGIEAEFLTLEYANQDKLYVPVSSLQLIGRYSGVSAENAPLHRLGTDQWSKAKKKAMERARDVAAELLDIHAKRAARQGHQFVIDNDDYNAFAGAFPFEETPDQQSAIEAILADMHAPQPMDRVVCGDVGFGKTEVAMRAAFIAVQSGKQVAVLVPTTLLAQQHFQNFRDRFADWPVRIEVMSRFNTPKQQKTIGEDLADGKVDIVVGTHKLLSKEIQYKSLGLVIIDEEHRFGVRQKEHFKKLRYELDLLTLTATPIPRTLNMAMSGLRDISIIATPPPNRHAIKTFISEWIDVQIQEACQREIKRGGQVFFLHNDVKSMEKMERELNRLVPEARARIAHGQMPERELEQIMLDFYHQRFNLLISTTIIESGIDIPSANTIIINRADKLGLAQLHQLRGRVGRSHHRAYAYFIVPPKSLMSKDAMKRLEALETSGELGAGFMLSSHDMEIRGAGELLGEDQSGQIQEIGFTLYTELLERAVEALKSGKQPELDAPLDIGPEVDLQTAALIPEDYLPDIHARLVLYKRIASAETSDDLRVLKVEMIDRFGLLPEPVKALFSVTELKQQAAELGIRKLEAFATGGRVIFNTDPNIDTAALIELIQTQSQLYKFDGADKLRFTHTFEKLEDKLDFLTRLLEKLTPEAA